The region CGGGCGTGAGTACCCCCAGCTCGCCGGGCTTGCCAAAGGCCGCCCCGCCCAGGCGGGTGGCCAGGGCGGCCACGTCGGAGGCCGGGGCCACGGTGGGGTCGTGGCGGAAGGCCTTGGCCAGCTTGGCGCAGGAGTCCATCTCGCCGAAAAGGTCCAGGTCGTTGTTGGAAGCGCAGCCGTCGGTGCCCAGGCCCACCTTGACCCCGGCGGCCAGCATCTCGGGCAAGGGCATGGCCCCGTTGGCCAGCTTCATGTTGGATTCGGGGCAGTGGGCCACCCGCGCCCCGGCCTCGGCCAGGGCCTCGATCTCTCCTTGCTCCAGGTCCACCCCGTGGTCGATCCACAGGCGGCCGTTGACCAGGCCCAGCTCCGAGAGCACCGCCAGGGGGCGCGCCCCCCATTTTTCCATCACCTGGGCGGTCTCGTTCTCGTTCTCGGCCAGGTGCATGACCAGGGAGGCCCCGGTGTCCGCGCTGAGGCGTCCGGCCCGCTCCATGAGGGGCCGCGAGCAGGTGTAGAGGGCGTGGGGCATCACTGCGAAGTTCACCGTGGGGTGATCGGCATAGGCGGCCAGGAGCTCCTCGGTGAGGGCGAAGCCGTTGTCCAGCTCGCCGTAGGAGGGACTGGGGAAGTCGTAGAGCACCTCGCCCGCCACGGCGCGCAGGCCAGCCGCCACGGCGGCCTTGGCCACCTCGGCCGCGAAGAGATACATGTCGCAAAAGCTGGTGGTGCCCGAGCGGATCATCTCCACGCAGGCCAGGAGGCTGCCCCAATACACCGCCTTTGGCGTGAGGCCGCGCTCGGCCGGGAAGATATGCTCGGTGAGCCACTTGTCCAGGGGCAAATCGTCGGCCAGGCCGCGCATCAGGGTCATGGCCGAGTGGGTGTGGCCGTTGATCAGGCCTGGCATGATCAGCCCGCCTTGGGCGTCGAGGGTGCGGCCCGCGCAGGCGGGCGCTTCCGAGGCCGGGCCGAGGTAGGCGATGCGGCCGCCCTGGGCGCAGAGGGCGCCGTCGGGGATGACCGTGCCGCTCTCGTCCATGGTCAGGATGGTTCCGTTGGTGATGCAGAGTTGATCCAAGCCGGGCTCCTTGGCGCGGGGTGGGTGGCGGTTGGTCAAACTAAATTAGCACAGGCGGGGGAATGGGGCGAGGGGCGGGGGCGCTCCTCGCGATGACAACCATCGAATTAATACAGAGCCTTGTCACTGCAAGCGCAGCGAAGCAATCCCTGCTCGCAGCAAAAGCTTCTGCTGCACCGACGCCGTAGGTTGGTGGCGCGGCCGCCCGCCGGACCTCTTGTCGCGCCGCCAAGGCGACGCGACCCAGACAGCGAGCTGTCTGGGCCACCCGGGCATTCATTATTCCCAGCCTCTTTTCCGGTTCCGGAGCCGCCCTCTGGCGGGCAGAGATTGCCGCGTCGCGGCTGCGCCGCTCCTCGCAATGACATCTGGTTTTTTTGATGGCTTTTGGTTGGCCCCGACAAAAGAGCTATCGGGGCCAACAGGAATAATAAAGGCAGGTTTGGCTTAGGAGGCCGCTGCCCGGGCCAGGGAGGCTTGGTCATCCACCGGCCACCACAGCAGGGAGGCGCGGCCCATGCCCTTGGCGCGCACTCGGCCGGCGGAGGTGTGAGGCTCCAGGGCCTCGGCCACCACCCGCTCCACCCGGGGGCCGCTCAGGCCGAAGATGGCCAAGTAGGCTCGGAAATAGGCGGTCACTTCCTCGCTGGGCAGGTCCAGGGACACCGGCCAGGCCAGAGGGCGGAGGCGGGGCTCGCGGCCCAGGGCGGCGAGGTAGCCCGAGGCCAGCTCCAGATGACCCGGGCCGCCGGAGCCCAAGGCGCTGGGGGTCAGCAGGCGCCCAATGATCTCGCTCCGAAAGGGGAACACATCCGGGCCGCTGCCCAGGATCAGGGCGCAGGCCCCGGCGCTCCAGGCCTCCAGGCGCAGCACGCCGTGGGGGCTCAGGGCCTGGGGGAAGAAGGCGGCGGCCACCAGGTCGTAGGGCTCCAGGGCGTGGTGCTCCTGCCAGTCGGCGCAGGCGCAGGAGGGGGCCGGGGCGGCCTGGGCCAGGGCCGAGGCCTTGAGGCGGGTCAGCATGGCAGGGGAGTCGTCCAGGGCCGTTACCCGCGCGCCGCCCTCGGACAGGGCCAGGGACAACGAGCCCGCCCCGCAGCCCACGTCCAGGGCCGAGGCCCCGGGCCAGAGCAAGCCCTCGGCGGCCAAACAGGAAGCAGCCGCTTGGCCGAACTCCGCGCCATGGCCGCTGAGCGGCTGCCACCACGAAGCCACCTGCTCGTAGAAGGCCCGCCAGCTCTGGGGGCTGGTCGCCTGGGAGCGCTGCCAGGGGCTGGCGGCGCGGGCCGCCTCCCAGCGCCGGGCCCAGTGGGCGGCTCCGCGCGGGCGCGGTGACGAGGCCGGGGAAAGGGCGTGCAGGGTGGCCATGGAGTTGTCTCCCAAAAAACAAAAAAGGCCGCCTCCCCCGCGCGGGGGAAACGGCCTTCGTGGCGTTATTTCGTTGCGGCCAGGGGCGCCCTGGGGCGCGGCGGTCCGCTATGTAGTCATCACGCTAAAAACTCAAATCACGCCTCGGCCTTCCTGGCCGGGGACTGCTAATAGTTTGAGTACCCGGATCGGCGGCGGTTGTCAAGAGATTAGGCGGCCCGGCCCAGGCGGCCAAACTGGACAAAAGCGGAATTACTGAACATACTGAACAGACCCAAGGATGGATACACATGCGTCTGCTCGGAAAACATACGCTCTGGCTGGCCCTGGCCTTGGCGCTCCTGGCCTGGCCGGGCAGCGCCTCGGCGGACCTGTTCACCATCGACCGCTACAGCGACTCCACGGTGCTGGTGAGCCAGACCTTCTACAGCATGCCCGACGTCAACGCCCTGAACTGGGACGACGCGGCCTATGCCAATGAGGTGAGCCACGGCGGCTGGGGCGACATCCCCGGCGCGGAGTGGATATCCGAGCTGTCCGGCGCCAACGGACCGGCGGCCTCCTACCGGGTGTTTCACCTGGAGATCAGCCTGCCCGCCAACGCCCAGTTGCTCACCGGC is a window of Desulfarculaceae bacterium DNA encoding:
- a CDS encoding amidohydrolase; this translates as MDESGTVIPDGALCAQGGRIAYLGPASEAPACAGRTLDAQGGLIMPGLINGHTHSAMTLMRGLADDLPLDKWLTEHIFPAERGLTPKAVYWGSLLACVEMIRSGTTSFCDMYLFAAEVAKAAVAAGLRAVAGEVLYDFPSPSYGELDNGFALTEELLAAYADHPTVNFAVMPHALYTCSRPLMERAGRLSADTGASLVMHLAENENETAQVMEKWGARPLAVLSELGLVNGRLWIDHGVDLEQGEIEALAEAGARVAHCPESNMKLANGAMPLPEMLAAGVKVGLGTDGCASNNDLDLFGEMDSCAKLAKAFRHDPTVAPASDVAALATRLGGAAFGKPGELGVLTPGALADVIVIDIDQPHLTPMYNPLSHLVYAARGGDVLHTVCHGKVLMAGRKLETLDQAEVLAKAKEQAARLNGCVPL
- a CDS encoding methyltransferase domain-containing protein, whose amino-acid sequence is MATLHALSPASSPRPRGAAHWARRWEAARAASPWQRSQATSPQSWRAFYEQVASWWQPLSGHGAEFGQAAASCLAAEGLLWPGASALDVGCGAGSLSLALSEGGARVTALDDSPAMLTRLKASALAQAAPAPSCACADWQEHHALEPYDLVAAAFFPQALSPHGVLRLEAWSAGACALILGSGPDVFPFRSEIIGRLLTPSALGSGGPGHLELASGYLAALGREPRLRPLAWPVSLDLPSEEVTAYFRAYLAIFGLSGPRVERVVAEALEPHTSAGRVRAKGMGRASLLWWPVDDQASLARAAAS